One Cryptomeria japonica chromosome 9, Sugi_1.0, whole genome shotgun sequence genomic window carries:
- the LOC131032985 gene encoding uncharacterized protein LOC131032985: MPRQKDFAWTHCTAVPGSTKVKCNWCLEEISGGIYRFKWHLSKERGNNTVICKACPADVSYQAKQSLDGIAESKAKKARIGVELGSSSADPRMNHLGEEDGEDGSFKESGSTHNSIARGPNTGGGNTNAFFQPRTTAGSQTTLESTGWRKTVTEQAKKAIANYWYSSHTAFHASRNPYWQPMIDAIAAVGPGFQAPSCESLRVGMLKDAVEDVQDVVKQHRLQWARTGCSIMSDGWTDRRNRTLINFLVSCEIGTVFLKSVDASNMMKSTNALFEMYDVVVTDVGPQNVVQFITDNAAACVAAGRLLTDKYPSMFFTPCAAHCLDLTLEDIGKIEWVKAAFQKAHKVTKFIYNHTRVLAIMRSFTGGKELVRPGVTRFATDFLALQTLCEQKGNLRRMFVSAEWMESSFTTQANGIAVAEYMYSTTFWESIEQIVEFSEPLVKILRLVDGDKPPMGYVYEAMDRAKEVIKSKLENNRDKYMPLWDIIDRRWDGQMHTPLHAAGYFLNPLLFYKTDFLEIDAEIKQGFFKCMEKMFPDLEKFDAATIELEMYKHAKGFLSSRAAIQSRKTIQPAAWWASFGDEIPNLRWMAVRILSQPCSSSACERNWSVFEHIHSKKRNRLSQQRLNDLVFVHHNLRLKIRKAQGTIEECLPIDLDEIYPECELIAADDADDDDDDVDDDYVVADRPLVSEDFDIMRQANFRPEWVEGIRTGSCPGASSSGPPAL, from the exons ATGCCGCGTCAAAAAGACTTTGCATGGACACATTGCACAGCAGTTCCGGGTAGCACGAAGGTCAAGTGCAATTGGTGTCTAGAAGAGATCAGTGGTggaatttatcgtttcaaatggcaTTTGTCCAAAGAACGAGGAAATAACACCGTGATATGCAAGGCATGCCCTGCAGATGTCTCGTATCAGGCGAAGCAATCTCTTGACGGGATTGCTGAGAGTaaggccaaaaaggcaagaattgggGTTGAACTAGGTTCTAGTTCTGCAGATCCCAGGATGAACCATTTGGGTGAGGAGGATGGTGAAGATGGGAGTTTCAAGGAATCTGGGTCGACACATAATTCTATAGCACGTGGACCAAACACAGGTGGAGGAAACACTAATGCTTTCTTCCAACCTCGTACCACAGCaggatcacaaaccactttggagagtacaggatggaggaaaactgTCACTGAACAAGCAAAGAAGGCAATTGCTAATTATTGGTACTCCTCTCACACGGCATTTCATGCTTCCAGAAATCCATATTGGCAACCCATGATAGATGCTATTGCAGCTGTAGGTCCTGGGTTTCAAGCCCCATCTTGTGAATCATTAAGGGTTGGTATGCTGAaagatgcagtagaggatgttcaaGATGTTGTTAAACAACATCGATTGCAGTGGGCTAGAACTGGTTGCAGCATCATGTCAGATGGTTGGACAGATAGAAGGAACCGAActctcattaacttccttgtctcttgtgagattggcactgtttttttgaaatctgtggatgcatctaatatgatgaaatccacaaatgcattgtttgagatgtatgacgtggtagttacagatgtagggccacaaaatgtggttcaatttatcacaGACAATGCTGCTGCTTGTGTTGCTGCAGGGAGACTTCTGACAGATAAATATCCTTCCATGTTTTTTACACCATGTGCAgcacattgccttgatctaaccctagaggacattggaaaaattgaatgggttAAGGCGGCATTTCAGAAAGCTCACAAGGTTACCAAATTTATTTATAATCACACAAGGGTTTTGGCTATAATGCGCTCTTTCACAGGTGGCAAGGAGCTAGTTCGACCAGGAGTGACAAGATTTGCAACAGATTTCCTTGCATTACAAACATTATGTGAACAAAAAGGTAATTTGAGGCGAATGTTTGTTTCAGCTGAGTGGATGGAGTCTAGTTTCACAACTCAAGCAAATGGCATAGCAGTGGCAGAGTATATGTATTCTACCACATTTTGGGAATCTATTGAACAAATTGTAGAATTTTCAGAGCCTTTAGTAAAAATCTTGAGACTAGTGGATGGAGATAAACCCCCCATGGGATAtgtgtatgaggccatggatagggccaaggaggtgatAAAGAGTAAGCTGGAAAATAATAGGGATAAGTATATGCCgttgtgggacataattgataggagatgggatgGACAAATGCACACTCCTCTCCATGCTGCAGGATATTTTCTCAATCCTCTGTTATTCTATAAGACTGACTTCCTAGAAATTGATGCTGAGATCAAACAAGGCTTCTTCAAGTGCATGGAAAAAATGTTTCCTGACTTGGAAAAATTTGATGCGGCTACGATAGAGCTGGAAATGTACAAGCATGCTAAGGGCTTTCTCTCTTCTAGGGCTGCTATACAAAGCAGAAAGACAATTCAACCAG ctgcatggtgggcttcttttggagatgaaataccaaatttaaggtggatggcggtgcgtattttgagccaaccatgtagctcatcagcttgtgagcgtaattggagtgtgtttgaacacatacattctaagaaacgcaaccgcctatcacaacaacggctgaatgacttggtatttgttcatcacaacctccgcttgaagataaggaaagctcaag GAACTATTGAGGAATGCTTGCCAATTGACCTCGATGAGATATATCCAGAGTGCGAGTTGATTGCtgctgatgatgctgatgatgatgatgatgatgttgatgatgattatgttGTTGCTGATCGTCCGCTTGTgtctgaagattttgatatcatgaGGCAAGCCAACTTTCGTCCTGAATGGGTTGAAGGAATTAGGACAGGCTCTTGCCCAGGAGCTTCATCATCAGGGCCTCCtgccctctag